The Iamia sp. SCSIO 61187 genomic sequence CCGACGGACAGCTGGCTGGAACGCCGGACCCTCGAGCTGCTCGACGAGGCGGGCCTGCCCCGCCCGGTGCTCCAGCAGAGGATCCCTCGCACCTCGGGGAAGCCGGCCCGGGTCGACTTCCTGTTCGTGCGGGAGCGGGTGGTCCTCGAGGTGCTCGGGTGGGCGTTCCACCGGACGATGGAGAAGCAGGCCGACGACATGCTCCGGGCCGGGGAGCTCCAGATGCAGGGCTACACCGTCCTCCAGCTCACCGCGCTGGTCCTGCGCACCGACCCGGTCGGGGCCATCGCCCACGTCCGCGACGCCCTCGCCGCCGCGCCCCTCAGCCTCCGCCCCACCCCGTTCTGACACCGCCAGGCGACAGCCGTGACGCCTCACGCGAACAGAACCGCACCCGATCGCCCGCCATCCGTTCTGACCGCGCCAGGCGACAGCGATGACGCCTGGCGCGAACAGAACGGTCCCGATCGCAGGGCTACAACGCGAGGGCGTCGGCGACGCGGGTGCGGTGCCAGGCGGGGTCGCCCCAGGTCCGGGCCAGGACCTCGGCCCGCTTCAGGAAGAGGTGGAGGTCGTACTCGGTGGTGTAGCCGATCGCCCCGTGGCACTGGAGGGCGGTGCGGCCGGCCCGCCGGGCGGCGTCGGAGGCCATGGCCTTGGCCATGGAGACGTCCCGGTGGGTCGTCGCCGCGCCGGTGGCCAGCGACCACGCCGCCCGGTGCACGGCCGGTGCCGCGAACTCGAGCTGCAGGGCGGCGTCGGCGAGGTGGTGCTTGACGGCCTGGAACGACCCGATGGGCACGCCGAACTGGCGGCGCTCGCCGACGTAGCCGACGGTGAGGTCGATCATCCGGCGGGCCAGGCCGACGAGCTGGGCGGCGGTGCCCAGCGCCCCCCGGTCGAAGGCCAGGGCGGCGTCGCCGCCGGCGCCGAGGCGATCGCCGGCCCGCCACGCCTCGAGCTGGACGGTCCGTCGGCCGGCGTCGACGACGTCGGCCAGGGCCCGGTGGTCGCCGCGGGCGACGCCGTCCGCCACCCGGCGCGCCACCCACTCCCCCGTCGCCGGATCGACGTCCAGGGTCAGGAGCAGCGTGACGGCATCGCCCCACGGCACCAACCGGGTGCCGAGCGGGAGCACGGCGGCGCGGCGGCTGCCGTCGAGCACGGAGGCCAGCACCCCGTCGGGGTCGCCGGCGGTGGCGAGCAGCGGTCCGGCCACCGCCGCGGTCTCGACGAAGGGGTGGGGCAGGGCCACGTAGCCCGTCTCCTCGGCGAGGAGCACCCAGTCGAGCTCGGACAGGCCCAGGCCCCCGTGCTCCTCGGGCACGGCCACGCCGAGCACGCCCATCTCGGCCAGCGCGGCCCACACCCGCTCGACGCGGGACGGATCGGCGCGGGCGCCCTCACCCTTGCGGGCGCCGTGGGCGTCGGTGCCCTCGGGCCAGGCGGCGCGGACCACCTCCGGCGGGCACTCCTTGGCCAGGAGGTCCCGCACGGCGTCGCGCAGGTCGTGCTGGTCGTCGGTGAAGGCGAAGCGCACGAGGCCTACTTCCGGGGCAGGCCGAGGACGCGCTCGGCCGCGATGTTGCGTTGGATCTCGTTGGTGCCGGCGTAGATCGGGCCCGACAGGGCGAACTGCCAGCCCTTGGTCCACGGGCCGTCGAGCTCGGCGTCGGGGCCGAGGATGTCGAGCGCCGTCTCGTGGAGGGCCACGTCGAGCTCGGACCACCACAGCTTCACCAGGCTGGAACGGGCCCCGGCCGGGTGGCCGTCGGCGTCGGCCGTGACGGTCTGCAGGGTCTGGAGCCGGTAGGCCTCGGCGTGCATCCAGGCCTGCACGACCCGGTCCCGCAGCGCCGGGTCCCGGCCCCCGCGCTCGCGGTAGAGGTCGGCCAGACGGTCGGCGGTGGCGGTGAAGCGCCCCGGCGAGCGCAGCGTGAGGCCCCGCTCCGACGAGGTGGTGGCCATGGCGACCGACCACCCGGCTCCGACCTCGCCCAGCACGGGGCCGCCGGGCAGGGCGTCGTCGGGGAGGAAGGCGCCGTCGAGGAAGACCTCGGCGAAGCCCTCGTCACCGTCGAGGCGGCCGAACCCCCGGACCGTGATCCCGTCGAGGTCGAGCGGCACGAGGAGGTAGGTGAGGCCCCGATGCCGCTCGCTGTCGGGGTCGGTGCGGAAGAGGCCGAAGAGGTGGGTGCAGAAGGCGCCGCGGGTCGTCCACGTCTTCTGGCCGTCGAGGACCCACCCGCCGCGCTCGTCGTCGCGGCGGGCCCGGGAGCTGAGCGAGGCCAGGTCGCTGCCGGCGTCGGGCTCGCTCCAGCCCTGGCACCACAGGTCGTCGCCCCGGGCCATGCGCCGGAGGATGTGGTCCTGCTGGGCTGCGGTCCCGTACTCGAACACGGTCGGGGCGAGGAGGAAGATCCCGTTCTGGGTGATCCGGGGCGGGGCGCCGGCGCGGTAGTACTCCTCCTCGAAGATCAGCCACTCCCAGCGGCTGGCGGCCCGGCCGCCGTGGGCCTCGGGCCACGACACCACGGCCCAGCCGCCGTCGAACAGGGTCCGCTCCCAATCGAGGTGCTGGGCGAACCCCTCGGCGGTGTCCCCGGAGAGGATCCGGCCGTCGTGGCGGTCGCGCCAGGCGGCCAGGTTCTCCTGCAGCCAGGCGCGGGCCTCGGCCCGGAACGCCTCTTCGTCGTCCGACCACGTCAGGTCCACGGGCCGACCGTATCTGACGACCCGTCAGGTCTCCGAAGTCGGGGTCCGGGCACGGAGCACCTCGGAGGGACTCCGTGCGCTCAGCCGTGGAGGCGGGCGAGGGTGGCGCGGGCGTCGGCCTCGATCTGGTCGAGGATCTCGGCGACCGGCGGCGTGCTGTCGATGAGCCCGGTGACCTGGCCCGTGGGCAAGACGCCGACGTCGGGGTCGCCGTCGACCAGCGCGGCCTTGATCAGCATGGGGGCGTTGGCCGCCATGGCCAGCTGGGCGAGGGTGAGGTCCTGGCTCTTGCGCATGGCCAGGCCCTCGGTGGCCAGGTCCCTCACCGACGTGCCCGTCACCCGCCGGAAGGCGAGGGCGTTGCGCACGGCGCGGGGCAGGCGCGTCACCGCGCTCGACCGGATGAGGCGGTCGACCAGGTCGGTGCGGATCACCCGCTGGGGGGCGCCGTCGAGCGCCTCGGTGACGACGGTGTCGGTGACCCGGGCGGCGAGGTAGCGCTGCTTGACCTCGTCGGGCACCCGGCTCTCGGCGCTGAGCAGGAAGCGGGTGCCCATGGCCACGCCGTCGGCCCCGTAGGCCAGGGCCACGACCAGGCCCCGCCCGTCGTGGAAGCCACCGGCGGCCAGCACCGGGATCTCGGCCCCGACGGCGTCGACCACCTCGGGCAGCAGCAGGGTCGTGGGCACGGGACCGGTGTGGCCCCCGCCCTCCCCGCCCTGGGCGATCACGGCGTCGACGCCCCACCCGAGCATCTTCTCGGCGTGGCGGCGGGCGCCGACGGTGGGCATCACGAGGATCCCGGCGTCGTGCAGACGGTCGATGGTGTCCTTGCTCGGCGCGCCGGCGAAGGAGGCCAGCCGGACGCCCTCGTCGGCGATGAGCCGGACGCGGGCGTCGAGGTCGGGCTGGTCGGGCCGCAGGTTGACGCCGAAGGGGGCGTCGGTCGACGCCTTCACGGCCCCGATGGCCCGGGTCAGCTGGGCCAGGTCCATGGTGACGGCGGCCAGGATGCCGAACCCCCCGGCGGCGCTGGTGGCGGCGGTGAGGTTGGCGCCCGACACCCAGCCCATGCCGGTCTGGACGATCGGGAGGCGGCAGCCCAGGAGGGTGCAGGCGCGGGTGGCGAGGACGTCGGTCATCGTCCCGGACCCTAGACCTGACGGTCCGTCAGATCAGCGCCACGAGAAGGCGAAGATGACGTCGTCGTCGGCGGTGCGGATGCCGCCGGCGGAGGCGTAGAGGCTCGCCGCCGAGGTGTCCGAGGCGTTGGTGATGACGAACCCCCGGGTGATGCCCCGGCTGCGGGCGTGGTCGCCCACGGCCTCGAGGAGGGCGGCCCCGATCCCCTGGTTGCGGAACCGCTCGGCCACGCCGACCTCGTAGATGCACAGGTGGCGCAGGGCGGTGTGCCGGCGGTAGAGCTCGTTCGCGTAGCAGAAGCCCACCGGCTCGTCGCCGGCGAAGGCCACGAAGGTGGCGGTGCGGTCGTCGGCCAGGAAGGCGACCGTCTCGGCCTCGGTCAGGGGCTGGAGCGGCTCCCGCTCGTCGACCGTGCCGAAGGTGGCGTTGGCGACGGCGAGGTGGCTGAGGACGGCGTCGTCACCGGGTCCGAGCCGCCGCACCGTGACCGGCGGGGGCACGCCCGGCGTCGAGCGGTCGCGCTTGCGCGTGGAGAAGCCCACCCGTCGCCATCGGCGGCGCCGCGCCACCCCTGAGGGGAACTCGGTGGGAGATCTGGGACGTCGGTCCCCCGTCCGCCGCCCAGCTCGAGGCCACGGGGGCGGGTCAGGCCGGGTCCGGGACCTCGCGGTAGCGGGTGCCGTCGGGGTCGATCACCGTGCCGAGCAGCTCGAGCTCGTCGGGGGTGGGGAGCCGGCTGGTCGGCACGTCGTCGGGGACGGCGAGCTCGAAGCCCGTTGCCTCCTGGACCTCGGCGACGGTGACCCCGGGGTGCAGCGACCGGATCCGCATGCGGTGGTCGTCGGTCTCGAAGTCGAACACGCCCAGGTTCGACACGACCCGGCGGATCTCGTGCCACCGGGCCGCCTCGGGGCCCAGCTCGGCGGCCCGGTCGTAGCCGATCCCGCACACGACGTCGACGGCCTCGACGAACACCTTCGGGCCGTGGCGGCCGACCCAGTAGCTGGTGGTGTCGTTGATCGTGTTGCCCGGCGCGCCCCGGACGCCGAGCAGCTGGACCGCCGGTCGCTGGGGATCGGGCCCGAGGGCGGCGATGTTCTGGTTGCCGTAACGGTCGACCTGGGTGGCGCCCATCATCACGTGGCGTCGCCCGCTCCAGACCACGTCGAACATGCGCCGATAGGGGTTGAACGTCTCCACGACCCGCTCGGCGGCCGGCACCGACGCGGCGTGGTTGGCGATCAGGGTCGCCTCGCCGTCGGTCATCATCAGATCGGGCTCGAAGCTGGCCCGGGCGAGCCGTCCCCCGATCATGGGGATCACCCCGATCGGGTTGGCCAGGCTCTCGCCGTCGCCGCGGAAGCAGTCGGCGACGGCGACGGCGCAGACGTCAGCCCGCCGGACGTCGGTGGCGGTGTCGGACGTTCCCTCAGGCACGGGCCCACTCCTCGAGGAAGGCGGCGCGGGCGTCGGGGTCCTTGGCGGTGGCGAACCAGCGGGACTGCGCCTCGTCGTCGCGGTCGCGGTCGGGGACGCAGTCGGTGAAGTCGCTGCCGCCCGGGGCCTCGACCACGCCGGTGGTGAACAGGCGGCTGATGCGCAGCCGGGTGACGTCACCGGCCTCGGCGACGAGGTCCTCGGTCGCCACGACCCGCTCGACGCTGACGAAGCCCTCGGCCGCGGCCTCGAGGAACAGGTCGTCGAAGTAGAGGTCGGGCCCGGTGAAGGCGGCGTTGCCCCGCTCGTCGCCCACGTTGACGTGGACCAGGGCGGCGTCGAGGGCGATGGCGGGCTGGGCCACCAGCTCCTCGCCCTCGCCGCCGTCGGGACCGGGGTAGGGCGAGCGGACGGTGCGCAGGCCGGGGTCGAGGCGGAGGACGTCGGAGCCGAGGCCGACCCGGGTGGGCAGGAACGGCACCCGCCACGCCGCGGCCTGGAGCCCGAGGAGCAGCATCCCCTCGTCCAGCTCGGTGCAGGTCAGCAGCCCGGCCTGGCGGGCGGCCCGGAAGTGCGGGTCGAGGCCGGGGACGCTGCCGCCGGTCATCGGGTTGGGCACGTCGGGCGACACGAACGGGAAGGTCAGCCGGCTCATGCGCCCGGCGGCGGCGAGGATCCCGACCTCGGGCCCTCCGTAGGTGACCACGTGGAGGTCGGTGACGTCGCTGCGCAGGATGGCCTTGATCAGCGCCATGGGCTTGCGGCGGCTGCCCCAGCCACCGATGCCGACGGTCATGCCCGACCGCAGCCGGCCGGCGACCTCGTCGGGCGTCATTCGCTTGGCCGTGGGCGGGGCGGTGATCACTTGCTCACGTCCGTGTCCCGCTTGGCCACGAAGGCGTCCCGGTGCTCGTCGGCCACCCCGGCCAGGTTGAGCTCGAAGGTGAAGCCCTGCTCGAAGCGGTAGGAGCGGTGGACGTCCCACAGGTCGATGCCGTTGAGCGACGCCTTGGCCGCCCGCACGACCGTCGGGGACTTGGCCGCGATCTGCTCGGCGACCCCCATCGCCGCGGCCCGCAGCTCGGCCGGCGGGACCACGGCGTGCACCGACCCGTACGAGGCCAGCTCGGCGGCGGTGATCGTGGCCGCGGTGTACACCATCGCCCGGGCCCGGTGCTGGGGGACGAGGCGGGAGAGGTGGGTGGCGGCGCCCAGCGCCCCGCGGTCCACCTCGGGCAGGCCGAAGGTGGCGTCCTCGGCGGCGACGATGACGTCGGCGTTGCCGATCAGGCCGATGCCCCCGCCCAGGCAGTACCCGTTGACGGCGGCGATCACCGGGACCTCGCACTCGTAGACCGCCCCGAAGGCGGCGTAGCACCCCTTGTTGGCGCCGATGAGGGCGTCGAAGCCCTCCGTGGCCTGCATCTCCTTGATGTCGACGCCGGCGTTGAAGCCGCGGCCCTCGGCCCGGAGGACCACGACCCGCACCTCGGGGTCGCGCCCGAGGGCGGCCAGGCGGTCGGCCAGGTCGAACCAGCCGGCCACGGTCAGGGCGTTGACCGGCGGGTTGTCCATGACCACCTCGGCGATGCCGTGGTCGTCGACCGTGTGGGTGGTGGGCATCCGGCTACCTTCTCGAGTGTCGTTCTGACGGGTCGTCAGATCCGCAGCGGCAACCTAGTGACCGTCCGCTCCCGAGGCGAACGTCGTCCGTCGCCGCCCTGGAGGCACCCCCGTGGCCCTGACCATCGACCTGTCCGACCAGGTGGCCCTCGTGACCGGCGGCGGGCGCGGGGTGGGCCGCGGGATCACCGATCGCCTGCGCGCCGCGGGGGCGACGGTCGCCGTCGCCGGCCGGAGCGTGCCGGACGGCCTCCCCGGCGGGGTGACCTTCCACGCCGCCGACGTGCGCGACGCCGATGCCGCCGCCCCGCTGGTCGCCTCGGTGCTCGAGCGGCACGGCCGCCTCGACCTGCTGGTGAACAACGCCGGCGGATCGCCCTCGGTGGCCGCCGCCGACGCCTCGCCCCGGTTCAGCACCCGCATCATCGAGCTGAACCTGCTGTCGGCGCTGCACCTGGCCCACGCCGCCCGGGCCGCGCTGGCCGAGGCCGGGGGGTCGATCGTGAACGTCGCCTCCCTGTCGGGGCTGCGCCCCTCGCCGGGGACGGCGGCCTACGGGGCGGCCAAGGCCGGCCTGGTGAACCTCACCCAGACGCTGGCCATGGAGTGGGCGCCGGCGATGCGGGTCAACGCCGTGTCGGCCGGGATGGTCCGCACCGAGCTGTTCGACGAGTACTACGGCGGCCCCGAGGGGGCGGCGGCGGCCGAGGCCACCGTGCCCATGGGGCGGGCGGCCACGCCGGCCGAGGTCGGTGACGCCGTCGTCTTCCTCGCCTCCCCCCTCGCCTCCTACGTCACCGGCGCCAACCTGGCCGTCCACGGCGGGGGCGAGGCCATCGCCCTCCACCGCGTCCTGGGCCACTGAGGCGCGACAGCGGCGCCCAGTGTGGTGGGCGCCGCTGGCTGTGGCCCGGGCTCGCCGGAGCGTCACCCGAGCCCCTCGCCCATCCCTGCGCGAGGCGGGCCCCCACTCGCCCCCGTCAGATGGACGAAACAGAACCGGTTCTGCCGCCTGGCCAGGACCGACGCGCCCGCAGCGCCCCGGCCACGGAGGGGCGGGACGGCACGGGGGCCCGCGCTCGGTCCGCGCTCGACGAGGCGTCGCGCGGGCGAGGTCGGTGGCGCCGCCGGTCCCGCTCGACCGGCCCGGGGGCCGGGTGCGAGAGCGTCGGCGACGGAGGGGACCGTACCGAACACACGTTCGCGCCGCAAGGGGTCGGCGCGCACCTGCGACGACGGCGGACCTGCGACGGCCAGCCCGGACCTCCTGGCCGGTGTCGCCCGTCGGGAGGGGGTGCCGGGCCCCTACGCTTCACCCGGTGAGCAGCCCGGGCGACCGTCACCGTCGAGGCCCCGGCGGGCCCAGCCGCCCGGCCCGCAGCGGCCGGGTCACGCCCTCGCAGGGACGCCGCCACCGGCCGCAGGTGTCGGGCCTGCTCGACCCCACCGTCGACCACATGGTCACCGCCCTGCTCGACACGGCCATCACGTCCGCACCCCCGGACCACCCGGCCCGCGGCGTCTCGTTCGAGCTGTGGGCGGCCGAGCTGGCGGCCTCGTCGTTCGCCGACGAGGCCATGCCCCGCGCGTTCTACGTCGACCTCGGTGACCGCCTCGCCGCCTCGGCCCGGCCCGAGGCGCCTCCGGCCCTCGCTGCGCTGGCCCTGGCGGTGGAGCACCGCGACGCCACCCCGCTCCGCCGCGCCCGCGACGCCTGGCTGGCGCGGGTCGGCGACGGGGCCGACGCCGACCTCGGCATCGGACGCGAGGTCCCGTCGGGGGCCGTCACCATCGGCCACCCCGACGAGGCCCAGACCAGCGTCGTCGTCGGGCTGGAGGCCGCCGGCGGGGCCCACTCCTTCGGCCTGCTGGTCGACGACGCCCTCGACGGCCTGGGCCGCGACCTCTTCGTCGGGCCGCCGCTGGAGGTCATCGCCGCCGACGCCGCCGACGACCCGGAGCTGGTGGTGACGCCGATCGCGCTCGACGAGGCCCGGCGCCGCATCGAGGACGCCCTCGCCGTCACCCTGGCCGAGGACTGGGACGACCCCCAGGACCTCCGGACCCTGCCGCTGGTCACCCGCCGGCTGGGGCTCCTGCCGCCCGGCTGAGGACCTCGTCGCCCACGGCCACGACGCCGGGCTGGTCGATGGTGGCCCCGACGGCGAGGGTGCCGCCGCAGTCGCCGATGATCGTGCGGAGGATCGACCGATCGGCCTCCACCCCCGGCAGCGGGCGGTTGACCATCACGCAGCGGCTGAGGGGCTTGGTGACCGAGAGCGTGGTGGAGCCGAGGCCGATCGTCCCGCCGACGTGGTCCTCCTCGCCGGACCCCCGCAGCAGGACGTTGCTGCGGAACCGGCGCGGGTCCCACCCGCCCACCGTGGCGTGCGAGACGAGCGACACCCGGGCGCGGGGTGAGTCGTGCCACGCCCCGTCGGCGGCGTCGTAGGCGGCCCAGTCCCGCTCGTCGGGGTCGGGGACCTCGAAGGTGACCCGGGCATCGGTCGACGCCACCAGCGCGACCGGGCGGCCCAACCAGTCCGACAGGTCGGCGTCGGACGACGGCGTGGACCCGTCGGGCAGGGTGATCTCGACCTGTCCCGGACCCAGGTGACGGGCGGCGGCGAGCAGGAGGGCCGGCTCCCGGCGACCGGTCAGGACCCGGCCGGTGCTGGTGTCGCAGATGCCCCAGGTGCGGTCACCGTCGATCCCGAGCGGCCCGACGTGGGCCTCGGCCAGCTGCTCACCCCCCATGGACTTCACCGGGTAGCGCCACAGCTGGTCGACCACCAGGCCGGTCGGGGTGCCCGTCATCACCGACCCAGGATGCCTCAACGGGACGGCCCCGGCGTCCGATGGGACCGGATGGACAGCGAGAAGGACCGGCGGTTGGGCACCCGCCACGTGCTCGGGCCGATCGCCGTGCGCTGGCGGCTCGACGACGGGCTCGTGGCGCCCGTGGACCAGGACCGGGCCGACGCCGGCGCCGGCGCCGAGCGGGCCGGGCTCCTCGACCTGTCGGTGAGCGGCTGCCGGATCATGGCTCGCGCCAGCGACGACATCGCCGTCGGCGACTGGACGATGGTCTCGATCCGCGGCCGATCGGGGCCCGTGGTCGTGCGGCGCATCCTGCCGAGCCGGCAGGAGGGCTTCAGCCAGTACGGCCTCGAGTTCCTCGACCCCCTGTCGGAGCTGACCCAGCTGGTCCACGAGGAGATCGCCCTGCGCAAGGCCCGCGGCGCCGGCATCTTGGCCCCGGAGGCCTCCTCCGACTGAGTCGATCCCCGGCGGTCGGTCATCTCATGGCGGCGCCGAGCTGCGCCGTCGGTAGCGTCACGCCGTGAGCACCGGACCCGACCACGGCGACGCGCCGTCGGCGGCCGACCGGCGCACGGGGATCCTCGCCGGGGTGGGCGCCTACACGCTCTGGGGCGTCTTCCCCCTCGTGTTCCACCAGATCCGGGAGGTCCTCCCGGCCGAGGTCCTGATGCACCGGGTGGCGTGGTCGTTCGTCGTCGTCGCCGGGCTGCTCGGCCTGCGCCGGGAGACCCGGTGGTGGCAGGTGCTCCGCACGGCGACTCCCATGCGCACCCGCCTGGCCGCGGCGGCCGCGCTGATCACGGTGAACTGGCTCGTGTACGTGTGGGCCGTGAGCGAGGAGCACGTCGTGGAGGCGGCCCTCGGCTACTACATCAACCCGCTCATCACCGTGGCCCTGGGCGTCCTCGTGCTGCGGGAGGGCCTGACCCGACTCCAGGTGGTCGCCCTCGGGTTCGCGGCCGCGGCGGTCGCGGTGCTGACGGTCGCCTACGGCCGGGTCCCGTGGGTCGCCCTGGTGCTGGCGTTCTCCTTCGCCGGCTACGGCTTCCTCAAGAAGGCCGTCGTCCTGCCCGCCACCACCTCCCTGGCGGTCGAGACCGCGATCCTGCTGCCCTTCGCCCTCGTGGGCCTGGTCGTGGTGCAGGTGCGCGGCGACGCGGCCTTCCTGCACGGCTCGCTCGGCCGCGACCTCCTCCTCGTGGGGCTCGGCGTCGTGACCGCCGTCCCCCTGGTCCTCTTCGGCACCGCTGCCCGTCGGATCCCCCTCACCCTCCTCGGGCTCCTCCAGTACCTCACGCCGACGTTCCAGCTCCTGTGCGGCGTGCTCGTCCTCGACGAGGACCTCCCACCCGAGCGGCTGGCCGGGTTCGTCCTGGTGTGGGTGGCGCTGGCGCTGCTCGGCGTCGATGCGGTGCGGACCTCGCGCCGGCGCGACGAGCTGGTGCCGGTGGCCGAGGCCGTCTGAGACGACCTCGGGGTGGGCCCCTCACCCGATCGCGGGTGGGGTGCGCGCCCGTCGTAGCCTCCCCGCGGTGAGCGAGACCCGCTTCCAGGTGCTGCGCCGCCGGTTGGTGAACGAGGCCATCCAGCAGGGCTGGCGGCGGGTGCGCAAGGCGGGCGGCATCGCCCCCGGGACGATGGCGGCCGACCGCTTCGGCACCTTCGGCGACGGCAGCATCGTGGGCTTCCCCACCGCCACGCTCTACGGCGAGAAGCAGATGCACATCGGCGAGGAGACCCTCATCGGGTGCTGGGCGACGCTGGCCGCCGGGTACACGCCGGAGCAGACGACCGTGCCGCCCCGAGCCCTCGTCATCGGCGACCGCTGCGTGATCGGGCTGAGGTGCGGGATCGTCGCCCACGAGTCGATCGAGATCGACGACGACGTGTGGTTCGGCCAGGACGTGTTCATCACCGATGCCAACCACGGCTTCGACGACCTCGACATCCCGATCGGCCAGCAGCTCGGACCCCACCAGCCCGTCCGCATCGGTTCGGGGTCGTGGATCGGCCACGGCGCCGTGATCCTCCCCGGGTCCCAGATCGGCCGGCACGTCATCGTCGCCGCCGGGTCCGTCGTGCGGGGCGAGGTGCCCGACTACTCCGTCGTCGGCGGCGTGCCCGCCAAGGTCATCCGGACCCGCACCCGCGACGACGATCGCACCCGCCCCGACGCCCACCCGGAGCTCCGGCCCCGGGGCGAGTACGCCTTCAGCCGGAGCAAGCTCACCGGGCGGTAGCCCCCCGGAGCGGCTCTAGGGTCGGCGGGTGGCCTACGACTTCGACCGCTTCCTCCGGTACGACGAGCTGACCGCCTGGCTCCGGGACCTCGTCGCCGCCCACCCGGACCTGCTCGCCCTCGAGTCCTACGGCACCAGCCACGAGGGCCGCGACCTGTGGCTCGTCACCGCCACCGACACCAGCACCGGCAGCCACGACACCAAGCCGGCCCACTGGGTCGACGCCAGCATCCACGCCATCGAGCTCTCCGGCACGGTGGCCGCCTGCCACCTGCTGCAGCACCTCGTCGAGGGGCACGCCTCCGGCGAGGCCGCCGTCGTCGAGGCCCTGCGGACCCGGACGTTCTACGTCGTGCCCCGGGTCAACCCCGACGGCGCCGAGTGGGTCCTGGCCGACCGGCCCCGCCACCGCCGGTCGAGCACCCGGGCCTGGCCGTGGGCCGACGCCCACGAGTTCCCCGGCGCCCACGTGGAGGACGTCGACGGCGACGGACGGATCCTCCAGATGCGGATCCCCGACCCCGACGGGGCCTGGCGCCCCCACCCCGACGACGAGCGCCTCCTGGTGCCGGTCCCGCTCGACGCCCCTGCCGACGACGCCCCCCGGTACCGGCTGCTCACCGAGTCCCGGGTGGTCGACCACGACGGCTTCACCGTCCCCACCCCCCGGCCGCCCGAGGGCCTCGACCTCAACCGCAACTTCCCCGCCGGGTGGGCCACCAAGGTCACCGGCAGCGGTGACCACCCGCTGTCGGAGCCCGAGATCCACGCCCTCGTCCGCGCCATCGCGGCCCGGCCCAACGTCTGCGGCTACAACGCCTTCCACACCAGCGGCGGGGTGCTGCTGCGCCCGTCGTCGACGACCGCCGACGCCGAGCTCCCACCCGACGACGTGTGGGCCTACACCGAGCTCGGGCGCCGGGGCACCGAGCTCACCGGGTACCCGGTGCACTCCGTGTACGAGGACTTCACCTGGGACCGCAGCGACACCATGAGCGGCGCGGCCGACGACTGGGCCTACGAGCACCTCGGCGTGTTCGGCTGGACGACCGAGCTCTGGGATGTCATCGCCGCCGCCACCGACCACCGGTCCCCGACCAAGATCTGGTACCTCGGGCCGACCGACGACGACGCCCTGGCCGTCCTCCGCTGGTGCGACGAGCACGCCCCCGAGGGCCA encodes the following:
- a CDS encoding acyl-CoA dehydrogenase family protein, which translates into the protein MRFAFTDDQHDLRDAVRDLLAKECPPEVVRAAWPEGTDAHGARKGEGARADPSRVERVWAALAEMGVLGVAVPEEHGGLGLSELDWVLLAEETGYVALPHPFVETAAVAGPLLATAGDPDGVLASVLDGSRRAAVLPLGTRLVPWGDAVTLLLTLDVDPATGEWVARRVADGVARGDHRALADVVDAGRRTVQLEAWRAGDRLGAGGDAALAFDRGALGTAAQLVGLARRMIDLTVGYVGERRQFGVPIGSFQAVKHHLADAALQLEFAAPAVHRAAWSLATGAATTHRDVSMAKAMASDAARRAGRTALQCHGAIGYTTEYDLHLFLKRAEVLARTWGDPAWHRTRVADALAL
- a CDS encoding acyl-CoA dehydrogenase family protein yields the protein MDLTWSDDEEAFRAEARAWLQENLAAWRDRHDGRILSGDTAEGFAQHLDWERTLFDGGWAVVSWPEAHGGRAASRWEWLIFEEEYYRAGAPPRITQNGIFLLAPTVFEYGTAAQQDHILRRMARGDDLWCQGWSEPDAGSDLASLSSRARRDDERGGWVLDGQKTWTTRGAFCTHLFGLFRTDPDSERHRGLTYLLVPLDLDGITVRGFGRLDGDEGFAEVFLDGAFLPDDALPGGPVLGEVGAGWSVAMATTSSERGLTLRSPGRFTATADRLADLYRERGGRDPALRDRVVQAWMHAEAYRLQTLQTVTADADGHPAGARSSLVKLWWSELDVALHETALDILGPDAELDGPWTKGWQFALSGPIYAGTNEIQRNIAAERVLGLPRK
- a CDS encoding nitronate monooxygenase family protein yields the protein MTDVLATRACTLLGCRLPIVQTGMGWVSGANLTAATSAAGGFGILAAVTMDLAQLTRAIGAVKASTDAPFGVNLRPDQPDLDARVRLIADEGVRLASFAGAPSKDTIDRLHDAGILVMPTVGARRHAEKMLGWGVDAVIAQGGEGGGHTGPVPTTLLLPEVVDAVGAEIPVLAAGGFHDGRGLVVALAYGADGVAMGTRFLLSAESRVPDEVKQRYLAARVTDTVVTEALDGAPQRVIRTDLVDRLIRSSAVTRLPRAVRNALAFRRVTGTSVRDLATEGLAMRKSQDLTLAQLAMAANAPMLIKAALVDGDPDVGVLPTGQVTGLIDSTPPVAEILDQIEADARATLARLHG
- a CDS encoding GNAT family N-acetyltransferase; protein product: MGFSTRKRDRSTPGVPPPVTVRRLGPGDDAVLSHLAVANATFGTVDEREPLQPLTEAETVAFLADDRTATFVAFAGDEPVGFCYANELYRRHTALRHLCIYEVGVAERFRNQGIGAALLEAVGDHARSRGITRGFVITNASDTSAASLYASAGGIRTADDDVIFAFSWR
- a CDS encoding CoA-transferase subunit beta — encoded protein: MPEGTSDTATDVRRADVCAVAVADCFRGDGESLANPIGVIPMIGGRLARASFEPDLMMTDGEATLIANHAASVPAAERVVETFNPYRRMFDVVWSGRRHVMMGATQVDRYGNQNIAALGPDPQRPAVQLLGVRGAPGNTINDTTSYWVGRHGPKVFVEAVDVVCGIGYDRAAELGPEAARWHEIRRVVSNLGVFDFETDDHRMRIRSLHPGVTVAEVQEATGFELAVPDDVPTSRLPTPDELELLGTVIDPDGTRYREVPDPA
- a CDS encoding CoA transferase subunit A, with translation MTPDEVAGRLRSGMTVGIGGWGSRRKPMALIKAILRSDVTDLHVVTYGGPEVGILAAAGRMSRLTFPFVSPDVPNPMTGGSVPGLDPHFRAARQAGLLTCTELDEGMLLLGLQAAAWRVPFLPTRVGLGSDVLRLDPGLRTVRSPYPGPDGGEGEELVAQPAIALDAALVHVNVGDERGNAAFTGPDLYFDDLFLEAAAEGFVSVERVVATEDLVAEAGDVTRLRISRLFTTGVVEAPGGSDFTDCVPDRDRDDEAQSRWFATAKDPDARAAFLEEWARA
- a CDS encoding enoyl-CoA hydratase family protein, which translates into the protein MPTTHTVDDHGIAEVVMDNPPVNALTVAGWFDLADRLAALGRDPEVRVVVLRAEGRGFNAGVDIKEMQATEGFDALIGANKGCYAAFGAVYECEVPVIAAVNGYCLGGGIGLIGNADVIVAAEDATFGLPEVDRGALGAATHLSRLVPQHRARAMVYTAATITAAELASYGSVHAVVPPAELRAAAMGVAEQIAAKSPTVVRAAKASLNGIDLWDVHRSYRFEQGFTFELNLAGVADEHRDAFVAKRDTDVSK
- a CDS encoding SDR family oxidoreductase produces the protein MALTIDLSDQVALVTGGGRGVGRGITDRLRAAGATVAVAGRSVPDGLPGGVTFHAADVRDADAAAPLVASVLERHGRLDLLVNNAGGSPSVAAADASPRFSTRIIELNLLSALHLAHAARAALAEAGGSIVNVASLSGLRPSPGTAAYGAAKAGLVNLTQTLAMEWAPAMRVNAVSAGMVRTELFDEYYGGPEGAAAAEATVPMGRAATPAEVGDAVVFLASPLASYVTGANLAVHGGGEAIALHRVLGH